Part of the Paenibacillus aurantius genome, GAACGGCGGTCTCTGCCCGTTACGCTTCTTCCTCCGCCGGTCATCTCGGCGGAGGAACATCCGGCCCGGCCCCGGTACAGGGACCCCGAAGCTCCTCCAGCCGGCAAGCCGGTTATCCGGCTTACTGCTGCTGTTGCTGCTGCTGAAGATTCTCATCGTTGTTCCGGTCTCCGACGGTAACTTCCACGTCGACTTTCTTGCCGTCCCGGATGAGGTTAAGGGTAATCTTGTCGCCGACCTTGGAGGCCTGGATCTTCTTGACCAGCTCCTCGCTGTTCTTCACCGGCGTGCCGTTGATGCCCGTAATGACGTCATACTTCTTGATTCCCGCCTTGAAGGCCGGGCTTCCGAGAACCACGTCCGCCGCATACGCCCCGTCCGTGCTGCTCAGGCCAAGCTGCTTCTGGGCGTTCTGGTCGATGTTGCCTAAGGAAACCCCTACGTAAGGAGCGGGCTCCTTAGGAATTTTGACGTTGTTCTTCAGCTTGTCGACCACTTCCTGAATCGTGTTGATCGGAATGGCGAAGCCGATGCCCTGAGCCTGCGCACTGACGGCCGTGTTGATGCCGACGACTTCCCCGTTCAGGTTGAGAAGCGGTCCGCCCGAGTTGCCGGGGTTAATCGAGGCGTCCGTCTGCATCAGATGCTTATAGGTACGGGAGGTTTGGCCCTCCGAAATCGGAATTTCTCTTTCCTTCGCGCTCAATACACCCACCGTTACCGTATGGTCGAAGCCGTAAGGGTTCCCGATCGCCACTACCCAGTCGCCTACGTTAATCTGATCCGTATTGGCGGCCATAGGCAGCACAGGGAAATTGTCGCCTTCGATTTTGATGACGGCGAGGTCGAGATCGGCGCTGTTGCCAAGCAGCTTGGCGGTGTAAGGCTTGTCGTTCCCCTCGATGGTCACCTGGATTTCATCCGCTCCGTCCACCACGTGCTGGTTGGTCAGGATGTAGCCCGATTTCTCAAAAATAAACCCGGACCCCATGCCGACCGGCTGGGCGGTATTCGGCTGGCTTTCCGAACCGCCGGAGCCGTCACCGAAAAACTGCCGGAAGAAAGGATCGTCGAGAAGCGACCG contains:
- a CDS encoding S1C family serine protease; protein product: MDDNKRDYDDFFRSSDNRSEQDRSEQDGDRRDETAGKEQGGEKPSYYYSYGPYKSQENTSITPSDGVEMTPPRPVRPLDGQTDAKVQQPLATWSANPSKPRSRFRSTFAAFMAGAVLVGGLMFASDKSNLFTGSQGVMSGTGGSSSAAASNNSSVKGAALDIARPNNIAQIVQNSSPAVVKIETFVKPKASSGRGRSLLDDPFFRQFFGDGSGGSESQPNTAQPVGMGSGFIFEKSGYILTNQHVVDGADEIQVTIEGNDKPYTAKLLGNSADLDLAVIKIEGDNFPVLPMAANTDQINVGDWVVAIGNPYGFDHTVTVGVLSAKEREIPISEGQTSRTYKHLMQTDASINPGNSGGPLLNLNGEVVGINTAVSAQAQGIGFAIPINTIQEVVDKLKNNVKIPKEPAPYVGVSLGNIDQNAQKQLGLSSTDGAYAADVVLGSPAFKAGIKKYDVITGINGTPVKNSEELVKKIQASKVGDKITLNLIRDGKKVDVEVTVGDRNNDENLQQQQQQQ